TTGCATTAAAGTTCAATTACGTGAATATTTAGAATTTCATAAATTTCTACCTTAATtctttacttaaaaaataaaaacaaaaaatattttctaaataaaaagaataataagAGATAAATAAACAAGCGGCCATTTGCCTATTTAAATATTccgtatataatttattataaatttaatataaactgtaagaaaaaaaataaaatggcgaCAGCATCTACCGGCAAAATGATAAAATATGCATTAATTCCATACAAAATTATACCCAAAACCTAGAGAGAGACACAAAGTTCGTATATGTGAAATGTGAAAACCATCGAATGGCGATCAGTGGTTAGTTATATTAACTGGTGCTTTGTGTGGAGGAGTAAAGCCTAATATGCATACTGATATTCTGACATCTAACGTCTGATAAAGACCCAATCATATCCGTTGTcatagagtttttattttttgttttcttcagtTAAATGCTTGAggctgtgtttattttttttttatttggcacTCAAAAGCCTACATGGGTGTTGGTAGGTGCCAGTTAAGCTTATTTGTCACGCCGCTGATGGCGATCAGTTGAGATCGCCAATCGTCTGGAATGGAATGTCGAACACGTCTATGTTAATTGGCTCTAAGTTTCCATTTATGCCAATTCAAGGTTACATTGTGGTGGgtcaattaataagaatattttttttgtttatttattttttttttttcaagagatatgaatttgtgtgtttttttttgtgttttttttttttaatgacaaaaggTATTTAGGAAGGACAATTCTGAAGAAAAGAAGAATATGGATTTGAGTgtcaagaatttaaaaaaaaataaaaaataagataattCAGCTTCGTGAtcaagctttgaaaaaaaaacaaactttgaaCAATGAACTGTttatatgtattgtatatatcgaatttttttatatcgaattttgaacttaaaataaaaaaaaaaacttgaaaaaaacatgtaattttttttttaattttcgaaacaAAGCTTTAAAATGAACCATAGTTGTGGACAGTACCTCCATactgaatacatttttttttatctgctgTTAGCGTGGCGCAATGGTTAGTGCGATGGACTTCGATACAGAGGTCTGTGTTCGTATCCCAGTCCCCACCACCTAAAAACATTACTCTCAGAAGTACTAGCTTGAAAGGATCGGAAATTCTCTAACCTAACAGTATCATTATAGTCATGAAAGAGTGCAACTCTGCAACGGCGTATACATGGctgactgggccaaaaaaataaaatatttttttttttgaaagttacttcgaaaatcttgttcaggatgatgaaaaaaaaatttggtgaacatttgagccgttaaaaataattttaagaaaaaaaatttttttaaaagaaatataattaaatcgtgataagaaaattattatgtaagtttttcttcaaacaatgcaaaaagtgacttagtccactttcataatcatgggcacaattaattcgaaagtaaccagtgttattaaataaaaatgatttttattttaacttgtaaaataattctggactagcggaaaacaatgcagagttgtttaaaggcaaattattcaatcgaaggacttgtacattactagggatcgggtttccatgcaaattcatgtttttttaggaACACCTTGGAAGCATGGCAACGAATTAAAATCAGgtgatttccttcaaaatggCAGTCAATTGCTagtgcatatttttgcatattttgcttacatattttggaaataaatgcatgtttttcgtgcatattttcgcaaaaattggcACAGGGTGGTCTTAATTGGTCAGACTTAAGGCTAAACCCTAAACgaatcacacaacgtttttgtttggttattcttagaactcttcggaacaattcgattcgaaatgcaaagcgaacaaactttaatatttataattcaAATAGCACACTTTCAAGTTTATGTCTACtataaaaacttttgtaaacaaaaatttggcatgaccccccatGACAAAACGTGTTCGAAACGCgctcaaaacgcgtccaaaacgcgccaaAAACGCGATCAAAACGCGCCAAAAACGCgatcaaaacgcgtccaaagcATATTGTAAAATTGCAAAGTGCATCACTtcttttgtaacacagtgtagtTTTAATTTTCTCTCTCATAATTAGATTTATTAACGAAtgtacagttttgaaaaaaatactgtgTTTTAAAGGTAAGAtctaatttatataaaaaaaaaacaagagataTAATTTTCTAGATTTCTCTTATTTGAATGACTTATCAAAAGAcgaacttatatttttttcaagcaCCCTAAGCTAGAATGTCAAGGTCAAATTCACTATATTCtgtgtattttgttttaaattctaattgaaATTAAACGTGGCACAGTGTGTACTGTGTTCGTTCAACTTTCACTAGGTGTTCCAAGAGTGACCATTTCTATATTCTCAGATCATTGACTAAAGTATCTTTCAAGATCAAATTGTAAAAACATATTTAAGAACTGTTGAATCTTAAATTAAATAGCGAAAACATAAATAAGTTGAAATCGGAGTTAGTATTAAGTAAATTCTTGAGCATCTACTGGTTAAAATTGTTAACCAGATAAAGATTGCCTAGTTAATGAATgtgtaattttttcttcagattaTTATTATGCCTCGCCCATTGATTGATATACAgtggtgaaaaaaataatagaaagaaGGTGCTCTGTAAcatgtttttgaattttgttatgGATATTTACATGGAaagttaaaattgaattatgtgCAATTACTTAACAaaacataatataaaaatacagcTTTAAATCTTCTTTTTCCAAACTATTAAAACCATGGAAaaactcaaaactaaaattatcAGCGCTAAAATTGAGCtggaaaaaataatacaaaaacaaagttgagtttttatactttttggtaaaaaaaagaatgcttttctataaaaattgcTATCAATTCTTTTAATACTTTGTTGTTGCACCTTTCCTCTTTAAACCTTCTCACAACTTCTTCCCATAGAAACCACCAGTTTCGCACAGTGATAGAGTATAATGCATTTTTTATGTTGTCTACAGTTCTTGCTTGTTCTTAGACCTAGTTTCATTTATCCTTCGCTTAAGAACTCTCCATAGGTGTTCCATAAGGTAAAGGTCAGGTGACTGAGGATGGCCACTCCATAACAATAAGTTTTTTGTTACGAAACCATTTTGTTCCCAGTTTTGAGGAGTGCTTGAGGTCATTGTACTGGAGAAACTCCCATAAAATTGGCATGTCCTCATCGGAGAATGGCAATATTACATCGTCCGGAATTCGGACGTAAGGgatatcaaacattttttcttttattcaaaagATTGGCCAAACTCCAGATGAAGAAAAGCATCCGCAGAACATTAGAAAATCTCCACCGTGTTTAACTGtcttattaaaaaacttaagattgaATTCTGTGTTTTTTGGACTTCATAAAATCTTCCGTCGGATCAAAACAAGTTCACCTTAGTTTTATTAGACCATAAGACCATCCAGTCAAAACGatcaaggtgtttttttttttttttttgtaaaaactaagtagttgttaatgttttttttttttgtttgcttaggAATGGTACCTTTCGTCGATTTCTTTGAAAGATGGTTCCATTCAATCGAATTGTCTGACATTTAACAagtgcatttaacactttttttatattaatttttgcattaacCTCTAGTTTCCGCTTTTGGGCACAAATATAAGGCTGTAAAGACTGTTCTCTTGGAGCAGTCCTTTACCTGCTCTATTTCATCCATTGTTAtgccttcattttttatttttttacaacttcGCGGACGACAACAAAAGAATGTAATCCGCGGCctatttttgcaatttaaattgaaaatttggcTATTGGTTATTTTAACCacaataaaaatcttaaaagagTTATAATTATGGCCTGTtttgaattaaacaaaatagaaatatttctcAAAATCAAAGTATAAATCActtgtttctattattttttccagcggaaattacaatttttaaacattttgttttggcaAAAGTAAACCAAAAGCTGTTAGCATATAACTATTACACCATTTTGTTGCACTATTAAAGAgcttataaatatataaatttcttCGTTCAAAACCTAACATTAGAGGAGTTATTTAAGTTTTCATTTAGTGTAAATTattgtttctattattttttccatCAATGTAAGCTCTTCAAAAGGacattttaaagttttcaataTAACTTTCGTaaccttaattaaaaaaaaaaaatcaaaagtatggTCATCCCAATTATTGTACCCACATGTCACTGCCATCACACACTTTAATGAAGTTGCATCATTCCAACTAAACAAGTGAACAATGCAGTTTTCAATTAAACTTTTGacagagaaaaaaatcttttcagaCATCCGGCCACAAGACCAGAACGATCGAAGTAGCTGCCGGCCGGTGGGATCTTGCGTTCATCTTGGACCGAGTATATTCATTCATTACCTACCGGTCGCGGTCAGCAGTGGTCGAAAGATGTTCAAAATTacgttgtattttattttggcggGAACCACAATCAGTGCGTCGCAATATAACGTCGTTCTTGTTGTAATTGATGATTTGCGTCCCGTGATATCGGGATATGGTGACGTCTTAGCAAAAACCCCAAACATTGataatttcatgaaaaatagTTTCTATTTCTCCAGAGCTTATAGTCAGGTAATGTTttcatcaaactttttttttaattgttgatcATGTTTTTAACCCTTCAGCAAGCTTTATGTGCTCCAAGTAGAAACTCTTTCCTCACGGGAAGACGACCGGATACTTTAAGACTCTACGATTTCTACAGCTATTGGCGAACGAGCGTTGGCAATTACACAACCCTTCCACAGTATTTTAAAGATCATGGTTATACAACTTATTCGGTTGGTAAAATCTTCCATCCAGGAATTTCGTCCAACAACAACGATGACTATCCACTGAGTTGGAGTCGACCTGCGTTTCATCCAAAGACAGAAAAATTTATGAACTCACCGGTATGTCTAGATGGCAGTGGTGTACTTAAAAAGAATCTGATTTGTCCTGTTTTGCTGGAGTCGCAGCCTTTGAAGACTCTTCCAGACATTGAGTCAGTGAAAGAAGCTaaacgttttttaagttttgaagcAAAGAAACCTTTCTTTCTGGCTTTAGGATTCCATAAGCCACATATCAATTTTCGGTTTCCAAAAGAATTTCTGAATGAGTTTCGTTTGGATGATTTTAAAAACTACACAGAGGACTCATACAAGCCAGATGGGATGCCAAATGTTGCTTGGAATCCTTTTACTGATGTCCGGTCTCGTGATGACTTCAAGCGTCGAAACATCTCATTCCCCTATGGACCTATTCCTAGTGTACAGAGATCGGCTATCAGACAGGCGTATTACGCTTCAGTAGCCTATGTAGATGATCTTTTTGGGAAGTTCTTGGAAAGTGTCAACCGGAACA
This DNA window, taken from Episyrphus balteatus chromosome 2, idEpiBalt1.1, whole genome shotgun sequence, encodes the following:
- the LOC129912376 gene encoding iduronate 2-sulfatase yields the protein MFKITLYFILAGTTISASQYNVVLVVIDDLRPVISGYGDVLAKTPNIDNFMKNSFYFSRAYSQQALCAPSRNSFLTGRRPDTLRLYDFYSYWRTSVGNYTTLPQYFKDHGYTTYSVGKIFHPGISSNNNDDYPLSWSRPAFHPKTEKFMNSPVCLDGSGVLKKNLICPVLLESQPLKTLPDIESVKEAKRFLSFEAKKPFFLALGFHKPHINFRFPKEFLNEFRLDDFKNYTEDSYKPDGMPNVAWNPFTDVRSRDDFKRRNISFPYGPIPSVQRSAIRQAYYASVAYVDDLFGKFLESVNRNNTIVVLTGDHGWSLGEHGEWAKYSNFEVAVRVPFIIQSPEFPLIKSKNIKSIVELVDIFPTLTDLAKLPPVPKCQEKYTDIVCTEGKSLYRYFLDPNYNDLMMHALSQYPRPGWEPTKHPNSDKPRLKNIKVMGYSMRTDNFRYTLWVKFHPGNFTKDWTQIYGEEMYDHRIDSGEFINLVGRDEFAGIRMWLRHQLVTAFSD